One window of the Streptomyces asoensis genome contains the following:
- a CDS encoding IclR family transcriptional regulator has protein sequence MALKHEPTVPYHSAQEALRVLETVARHSTGVTDAELARQTGLTAERLTTLLRMLRREGYVEQIADGAYVTGDALTRLGSTHHREQALRDQLQRTLDRLRDSVGAAVYISRYVDGEVTITQYADGPATPSVNEWVDFRSSAHATALGKSLLGQLDHNGRRDHLSRHKMARLTSRTITSDKLLLSRLEAQPPTVPMLDLQEYAIGTVCAAVPITAGSMAGCLALSLPVEHAHRLRQAAETLNRNAAPVLLSLAI, from the coding sequence GTGGCGCTGAAGCACGAGCCGACCGTGCCGTACCACTCGGCCCAGGAAGCGTTGCGCGTCCTGGAGACGGTGGCGCGGCACTCCACCGGTGTCACCGACGCCGAACTCGCCCGTCAGACCGGACTCACCGCGGAGCGGCTGACCACACTCCTGCGCATGCTGCGCCGCGAGGGCTACGTCGAGCAGATCGCCGACGGGGCGTACGTCACGGGCGACGCCCTGACCCGCCTGGGCTCCACGCACCACCGCGAACAAGCCCTGCGCGACCAGCTCCAGCGCACCCTCGACCGGCTCCGCGACTCCGTCGGCGCCGCCGTCTACATCAGCCGGTACGTGGACGGCGAGGTCACGATCACCCAGTACGCCGACGGCCCCGCCACCCCGTCCGTCAACGAGTGGGTCGACTTCCGCTCCTCCGCCCACGCCACCGCGCTCGGCAAGAGCCTGCTCGGCCAGCTCGACCACAACGGCCGGCGCGACCACCTCTCCCGGCACAAGATGGCCCGGCTCACCTCGCGCACCATCACCAGCGACAAGCTGCTGCTCTCCCGCCTGGAGGCACAGCCGCCCACGGTCCCGATGCTCGACCTCCAGGAGTACGCGATCGGCACGGTCTGCGCGGCCGTCCCGATCACCGCCGGCTCCATGGCGGGCTGTCTGGCCCTCTCCCTGCCCGTCGAGCACGCCCACCGGCTCCGCCAGGCCGCCGAGACCCTGAACAGGAACGCGGCACCGGTACTGCTGTCGCTCGCGATCTGA
- a CDS encoding AMP-binding protein yields MESVAELVAARWGDHRPGLWCQNPASLEDTVLTHHEVAAGAAARAALLADLLPSDGPPHLGVLLDNTPEFPLWLSAAALAGAAVAGINPTRRGPELARDILHTECRLLITEHTHLPLLRGLDLPGVRLLITGTPEYDDLLAPYADARPDPSRATPADRLLLYFTSGSTGAPKAAICTQGRLAAAGRSLAGQFSVRRDDVHYVCMPMFHGNAVIADWAPALAAGAGVALRRRFSASGFLADVRHYRATYFTYVGRAIQYVLATEPRPDDREHALRLGFGTEAGAVDAAAFERRFGVRLVEGYGSSEGGAAVQWSPGTPAGAVGRAAPGLVVLDQETRAECPPAVLDPAGRLLNGEEAIGELVNRGPNPFEGYWRNPAAEAERRRDDGEYWTGDLFYRDREGFLYFAGRTDDRLRVDSENLAAAMIENILARYEGAAAVAVYAVPDPVTGDQVMAALAGSFDPLGFAEFLLAQPDLGTKMAPRFVRVLERMPVTATNKIHRALLRREGIRCADPVWWRPPGKATYRRLTPEDAEGPLVSTRGPS; encoded by the coding sequence ATGGAGTCCGTCGCCGAACTGGTAGCGGCCCGGTGGGGCGACCACCGGCCCGGGCTGTGGTGCCAGAACCCCGCGAGCCTCGAGGACACCGTCCTCACCCATCACGAGGTCGCCGCCGGTGCCGCCGCCCGTGCGGCGCTGCTGGCCGACCTGCTGCCGTCGGACGGTCCGCCGCATCTCGGGGTCCTGCTGGACAACACCCCGGAGTTCCCGCTCTGGCTGTCGGCCGCCGCCCTCGCCGGCGCGGCCGTCGCCGGGATCAACCCCACCCGGCGGGGCCCCGAACTGGCCCGGGACATCCTGCACACCGAGTGCCGGCTGCTGATCACCGAGCACACCCACCTCCCCCTCCTCAGGGGCCTCGACCTGCCCGGGGTCCGCCTGCTGATCACCGGCACCCCGGAGTACGACGACCTGCTCGCCCCGTACGCGGACGCCCGCCCCGACCCCTCCCGGGCCACCCCCGCCGACCGGCTCCTCCTCTACTTCACCTCCGGCTCGACCGGCGCGCCCAAGGCCGCGATCTGCACCCAGGGCCGGCTGGCCGCCGCGGGGCGCTCCCTGGCCGGACAGTTCTCCGTGCGCCGGGACGACGTGCACTACGTCTGCATGCCGATGTTCCACGGCAACGCGGTGATCGCCGACTGGGCGCCCGCACTGGCGGCCGGGGCCGGGGTGGCGCTGCGACGGCGGTTCTCCGCGTCCGGGTTCCTGGCGGACGTACGGCACTACCGGGCGACGTACTTCACCTATGTGGGCCGGGCGATCCAGTACGTCCTGGCCACCGAGCCGCGCCCCGACGACCGGGAGCACGCGCTGCGGCTCGGCTTCGGCACCGAGGCGGGGGCGGTGGACGCGGCCGCCTTCGAACGGAGGTTCGGGGTACGGCTGGTGGAGGGGTACGGCTCCTCGGAGGGCGGGGCGGCCGTGCAGTGGTCGCCGGGGACTCCGGCGGGGGCGGTCGGGCGGGCGGCGCCCGGTCTCGTCGTCCTCGACCAGGAGACACGCGCCGAGTGTCCGCCGGCCGTTCTCGACCCGGCCGGACGGCTGCTGAACGGCGAAGAGGCGATCGGCGAGCTGGTCAACCGGGGCCCCAACCCCTTCGAGGGCTACTGGCGCAACCCGGCGGCGGAGGCGGAGCGGCGCCGGGACGACGGGGAGTACTGGACCGGCGACCTCTTCTACCGCGACCGCGAAGGCTTCCTGTACTTCGCGGGCCGCACCGACGACCGGCTCCGCGTCGACAGCGAGAACCTGGCCGCCGCGATGATCGAGAACATCCTCGCCCGGTACGAGGGAGCGGCCGCCGTGGCCGTCTACGCGGTGCCGGATCCGGTGACCGGGGACCAGGTGATGGCGGCGCTGGCCGGGTCCTTCGATCCGCTCGGTTTCGCCGAGTTCCTGCTCGCCCAGCCCGATCTGGGGACGAAGATGGCGCCCCGGTTCGTACGGGTCCTGGAGCGGATGCCCGTCACCGCCACGAACAAGATCCACCGGGCGCTGCTGCGGCGGGAGGGGATCCGATGCGCCGATCCGGTGTGGTGGCGGCCACCGGGAAAGGCGACGTACAGAAGGCTCACGCCAGAGGACGCCGAAGGGCCCCTCGTTTCCACGAGGGGCCCTTCCTGA
- a CDS encoding DUF3592 domain-containing protein, producing MEAFFYLVPSIMIAGLLFGVFGLVRRSRRVARAWNGGLTAEARCLRSYTTTSGGGDTMVSTTLHHVYEFTTREGRAVRFEEANGPGTTIEGDIVTVHYAADHPEEATAKAPARGRLLAESGCLLLFLGVAIAFCVFFMVTAHWMFAEADVFMP from the coding sequence ATGGAAGCCTTTTTCTACCTGGTGCCGTCGATCATGATCGCCGGCCTGCTGTTCGGCGTGTTCGGGCTGGTCCGCCGCTCCCGGCGGGTCGCCCGGGCCTGGAACGGCGGTCTCACCGCGGAGGCGCGCTGTCTGCGGTCGTACACGACGACCAGCGGCGGCGGCGACACGATGGTCAGCACGACCCTGCACCACGTCTACGAGTTCACCACCCGCGAGGGCCGGGCCGTCCGCTTCGAGGAGGCGAACGGCCCGGGGACGACCATCGAGGGTGACATCGTCACCGTCCACTACGCGGCCGACCACCCCGAGGAGGCCACGGCCAAGGCGCCCGCCCGCGGCAGGCTCCTCGCCGAGTCGGGTTGCCTGCTGCTCTTCCTCGGCGTGGCCATCGCCTTCTGTGTCTTCTTCATGGTCACCGCCCACTGGATGTTCGCCGAGGCGGACGTCTTCATGCCGTAG
- a CDS encoding lytic polysaccharide monooxygenase auxiliary activity family 9 protein, whose translation MRKKTKWYAAALGLTTAGAFVLTAGGASGHGYTDLPISRQKLCQNGSVTNCGDIQWEPQSVEGPKGFPASGAADGRICSANNTRFAQLDSPKTPSGGAWPATKVTGGQSYTFRWQFTAMHATTDFKYYVTKQGWNQNHNLARSDLNLTPFLTVPYGGQRPPSTLSHSGTLPSGLSGRHVIVAVWTVADTTNAFYACSDVTF comes from the coding sequence ATGCGCAAAAAGACCAAGTGGTACGCCGCCGCGCTCGGACTCACCACGGCGGGAGCCTTCGTGCTCACCGCCGGGGGTGCGAGCGGCCACGGCTACACCGACCTCCCCATCAGCCGGCAGAAGCTCTGCCAGAACGGCTCCGTCACCAACTGCGGTGACATCCAGTGGGAGCCGCAGAGCGTCGAGGGCCCGAAGGGCTTCCCGGCGTCCGGCGCGGCCGACGGAAGGATCTGCTCCGCGAACAACACCCGCTTCGCCCAGCTCGACAGCCCGAAGACCCCCTCGGGCGGGGCGTGGCCGGCCACCAAGGTGACCGGCGGTCAGAGCTACACCTTCCGGTGGCAGTTCACCGCGATGCACGCCACGACCGACTTCAAGTACTACGTCACCAAGCAGGGCTGGAACCAGAACCACAACCTGGCCCGTTCCGACCTCAACCTCACCCCGTTCCTGACCGTGCCCTACGGCGGTCAGCGGCCCCCGTCCACCCTCTCGCACAGCGGCACGCTGCCGTCCGGGCTCAGCGGACGTCACGTGATCGTCGCGGTGTGGACGGTCGCCGACACGACCAACGCGTTCTACGCCTGCTCCGACGTCACGTTCTGA
- a CDS encoding SPFH domain-containing protein yields MNTTTSQTPESEGPSRPPRLIQNEVTTEIPVHLLFRDEPESRPVPLGAAVVGSRASTGEQPRLRRPTPAKPRPVAQVDPDLVERPARVLPGAAGVFAGMCGAAGCVAASWWAGVLPPHAAQALRLPGFAGAGLGPVQWAAYAGAGALGLFGFGGLARGRTGGAWVLGLFGRYRGTVRRTGLLWVNPLLLRRRVDVRLRHWRSEPMPAADGSGVALRVVTLVVWRVRDTARATLGVEDHETYLRECVEAALARIPVETPGAGRGSVEAAGEALTRRVAQDAGAIGLEVFSVRPLRIEYAPEVAAAMHRRRIAALDAQHRASVLTSVVDSVEDTVTRLTMRGLVELDDYERKALVKDLTVAFCSGRGEQGP; encoded by the coding sequence ATGAACACGACCACTTCACAAACGCCCGAGTCCGAGGGACCGTCCAGGCCCCCCCGGCTCATCCAGAACGAGGTGACCACCGAGATCCCCGTCCATCTGCTGTTCCGCGACGAGCCCGAGTCGCGGCCCGTGCCGCTCGGGGCCGCCGTGGTGGGCAGCCGGGCGAGCACCGGCGAGCAGCCGCGACTGCGCCGGCCGACGCCGGCGAAACCCCGCCCGGTGGCGCAGGTCGACCCGGACCTGGTGGAGCGGCCGGCCCGGGTACTGCCCGGCGCGGCGGGCGTGTTCGCCGGGATGTGCGGGGCGGCCGGCTGTGTGGCGGCCTCGTGGTGGGCCGGGGTGCTGCCGCCGCACGCGGCGCAGGCGCTGCGGCTGCCGGGGTTCGCGGGCGCCGGCCTCGGTCCGGTGCAGTGGGCGGCGTACGCGGGGGCGGGCGCCCTGGGGCTGTTCGGCTTCGGCGGTCTGGCCCGCGGGCGGACCGGAGGGGCCTGGGTGCTCGGTCTGTTCGGCCGCTACCGGGGGACCGTGCGGCGCACCGGCCTGCTGTGGGTCAACCCGCTGCTGCTGCGCCGCCGGGTGGATGTACGGCTGCGGCACTGGCGCAGTGAGCCGATGCCCGCCGCCGACGGCAGCGGGGTCGCGCTGCGCGTGGTGACGCTCGTGGTGTGGCGGGTGCGGGACACCGCGCGGGCCACGCTCGGCGTAGAGGACCACGAGACATATCTGCGCGAGTGCGTCGAGGCGGCCCTGGCCCGGATCCCGGTGGAGACGCCGGGCGCGGGACGCGGTTCGGTGGAGGCGGCCGGGGAGGCGCTGACCAGGCGGGTCGCGCAGGACGCGGGCGCGATCGGACTGGAGGTGTTCTCGGTGCGGCCGCTGCGGATCGAGTACGCCCCCGAGGTCGCCGCCGCGATGCACCGCCGCCGGATCGCCGCGCTCGACGCCCAGCACCGGGCGAGCGTGCTGACCTCGGTCGTGGACTCGGTGGAGGACACGGTGACCCGGCTGACCATGCGCGGACTCGTGGAACTCGACGACTACGAGCGCAAGGCGCTGGTGAAGGACCTGACCGTCGCCTTCTGCTCGGGGCGCGGGGAACAGGGGCCCTGA
- a CDS encoding peptidoglycan-binding protein: MGSPVFEEFEPERDCECPGCVSRRWVGSNSPPARFGGHPAAHRVVVVATAAAAALGTAHAVPAFAAPQSSDRPGVPAGDEPDTPQGRKAPLHGPAGQPARPGGLAGPVKTPPTTRADIIRRAKEWVSAEVPYSMSTYWYDGYRQDCSGFVSKAWNLPGNEWTGSLHQFGTRITKEELQPGDILLFHNPSDPEKGSHVVIFGGWTDYTHTYYLVYEQTRPTTRRQPTPYAYWSNSDRYVPYRYKGLTAVTSGSVEQIGTSTGSGNRPGAGGATTTSFPGRLAFGPGANNPYVTQLGRLLVERGGARFYASGPGPRWSASDGWATLAFQQAQGWRGADADGIPGPSTWALLISGQGRNITFGQAPTTGSGSGGGIGGYPATGAAGAPAAASVSRVPAYPGRGMFRPGAQNAYVTQLGRQLAKKGFGKYYTTGPGPHWGEADRRGVEAFQRAQGWRGGAADGYPGPETWRRLFS, translated from the coding sequence ATGGGCTCTCCGGTATTCGAGGAATTCGAGCCCGAGAGAGACTGCGAGTGCCCCGGATGCGTATCTCGGCGGTGGGTGGGGTCGAATTCCCCGCCCGCCCGGTTCGGCGGTCACCCGGCCGCCCATCGCGTCGTGGTCGTCGCCACGGCGGCGGCCGCCGCGCTCGGTACCGCCCACGCGGTGCCCGCCTTCGCGGCCCCGCAGTCCTCCGACCGGCCCGGCGTACCCGCAGGTGACGAGCCCGATACCCCGCAGGGCCGCAAAGCGCCGCTGCACGGTCCGGCCGGGCAGCCGGCCCGACCGGGGGGACTGGCGGGACCGGTGAAAACGCCCCCGACAACCCGGGCGGACATCATCAGACGGGCCAAGGAATGGGTTTCGGCAGAGGTGCCGTACAGCATGAGCACCTACTGGTACGACGGTTACCGGCAGGACTGCTCGGGCTTCGTCTCCAAGGCCTGGAACCTGCCCGGGAACGAGTGGACGGGCAGCCTCCACCAGTTCGGGACACGGATTACCAAGGAGGAGCTCCAGCCCGGCGACATTCTGCTGTTCCATAACCCGTCCGACCCCGAGAAAGGCTCGCACGTCGTCATTTTCGGCGGCTGGACGGACTACACGCACACCTACTACCTCGTCTACGAGCAGACCCGCCCGACCACGCGCCGGCAGCCCACTCCCTACGCCTACTGGAGCAATTCCGACCGCTACGTGCCCTACCGCTACAAGGGCCTCACGGCGGTCACTTCCGGCTCCGTGGAACAGATCGGCACGAGCACCGGCAGCGGGAACAGGCCCGGCGCCGGGGGTGCCACGACGACGTCGTTCCCGGGGCGGTTGGCCTTCGGGCCCGGCGCGAACAACCCGTACGTCACCCAGCTCGGCCGGCTCCTCGTCGAGCGCGGCGGCGCACGCTTCTACGCCTCGGGCCCGGGCCCGAGGTGGTCGGCGTCCGACGGCTGGGCCACCCTGGCCTTCCAGCAGGCCCAGGGCTGGCGCGGCGCCGACGCCGACGGCATCCCCGGCCCGAGTACCTGGGCCCTGCTGATCTCCGGTCAGGGCAGGAACATCACCTTCGGGCAGGCCCCGACGACCGGCTCCGGCTCCGGCGGTGGGATCGGCGGGTATCCCGCGACCGGGGCGGCCGGCGCGCCCGCCGCAGCCTCGGTGTCGCGGGTCCCCGCATACCCCGGCCGGGGCATGTTCCGGCCCGGCGCGCAGAACGCGTACGTCACCCAGCTGGGGAGACAACTGGCGAAGAAGGGGTTCGGCAAGTACTACACGACGGGTCCCGGACCGCACTGGGGCGAGGCGGACCGGCGCGGGGTCGAGGCCTTCCAGCGCGCCCAGGGCTGGCGGGGCGGCGCGGCGGACGGCTACCCGGGCCCGGAGACCTGGCGGCGGCTCTTCTCGTAG